A single window of Abyssisolibacter fermentans DNA harbors:
- a CDS encoding GNAT family N-acetyltransferase, with amino-acid sequence MRLKKDNILIRDVISSDAKILCKWWNDGEIMSHAGFPNGLGTTVEKIENQLKSDTDQKGRRLIIEYEKQLIGEMSYRNKGSKTVEIGIKICDFTKQEKGLGTIILRMFIRSLFEDYKFEKIILDTNLNNKRAQHVYEKIGFKQVKINYDSWKNQLGELQSSVDYELLKADYLSYTKEA; translated from the coding sequence TTGCGTTTAAAAAAAGACAATATATTAATTCGAGATGTAATATCAAGTGATGCAAAAATTCTATGTAAATGGTGGAATGATGGAGAGATAATGTCTCATGCAGGATTTCCCAATGGTTTAGGAACAACTGTTGAAAAGATAGAAAATCAACTAAAGAGTGACACTGATCAAAAAGGTAGAAGATTGATAATAGAATACGAAAAACAACTTATTGGAGAGATGTCATACAGAAATAAAGGTTCAAAAACTGTAGAGATAGGTATTAAGATTTGCGACTTTACTAAACAGGAGAAGGGATTAGGGACAATCATTTTAAGAATGTTTATAAGAAGTTTATTTGAAGATTATAAATTTGAAAAGATTATTCTTGATACAAACTTGAATAATAAAAGAGCACAACACGTATATGAAAAAATAGGTTTTAAACAAGTAAAAATTAATTATGATTCGTGGAAAAATCAACTTGGTGAACTTCAATCTTCAGTAGATTATGAATTATTAAAAGCTGATTATTTAAGCTACACAAAAGAAGCATAA
- a CDS encoding HNH endonuclease signature motif containing protein, whose amino-acid sequence MIKNKVRKQIPTDIAARVLFFADRTCCVCRTPGKPVQIHHIDENPENNDIKNLSVLCLDCHNETMIKGGFGRKLNSEQIILYRDDWNNKVAEKRASYELKFDGNKMTNEKVDIELATSLAEIYRENEQYIMLAIHYSSIGNYELRDKYIEIAISNGVSEGSICFLRALQNRADLIPENTINQQLDIYLENKNWSQRARLLNDIGRYKEATENYILDVKENLGNENIFSAAYYLKELVEEGLIEKLFELALKKSAEEDDLWWQIRSLEELGWYSEINDLVLKNAKRIEESNDSMLLIKLEIARKNFNKVKEIRKNIAHRTGIEQISE is encoded by the coding sequence TTGATTAAGAATAAAGTTAGAAAGCAAATACCAACTGATATAGCTGCACGAGTGCTATTTTTTGCAGATAGGACATGTTGTGTTTGTCGTACGCCTGGAAAACCAGTTCAAATTCATCATATTGATGAAAATCCAGAGAACAATGATATTAAAAATCTATCAGTTTTGTGTTTGGATTGTCATAATGAAACAATGATTAAGGGCGGATTTGGTCGTAAACTTAATTCCGAACAAATTATTCTTTATAGAGATGATTGGAATAATAAAGTTGCCGAAAAAAGAGCAAGTTATGAATTAAAATTCGATGGTAATAAAATGACAAATGAGAAAGTTGATATTGAACTTGCAACATCACTTGCAGAAATATATAGAGAGAATGAACAATACATAATGCTTGCAATTCACTATTCTTCAATTGGAAATTATGAATTGAGAGATAAATATATTGAAATCGCTATATCAAACGGAGTATCAGAAGGAAGTATATGTTTTTTACGGGCATTACAAAATAGGGCAGACTTAATTCCTGAAAATACAATTAATCAACAACTAGATATATACTTGGAAAATAAGAATTGGTCTCAAAGAGCACGGTTATTGAACGATATTGGGAGGTATAAAGAAGCTACAGAAAATTATATATTAGACGTAAAAGAAAATCTTGGAAATGAAAACATATTTTCTGCTGCATACTATCTTAAAGAACTTGTAGAAGAAGGATTAATTGAAAAATTATTTGAATTAGCGTTAAAAAAGTCAGCTGAAGAAGACGATTTATGGTGGCAAATTAGATCCTTAGAAGAACTAGGATGGTACTCAGAAATTAATGATTTAGTCTTAAAAAATGCAAAACGGATAGAAGAGAGCAATGACTCTATGCTCCTTATTAAACTTGAAATTGCTAGAAAAAACTTTAATAAAGTGAAAGAGATAAGAAAAAATATAGCTCACAGAACAGGAATTGAACAAATAAGTGAATAA
- a CDS encoding SEC-C metal-binding domain-containing protein, which translates to MTLFEQWNELANKERSKDESTKFWQDYLMQEQTIYESILENKDNKVEGTPAQLAEKYDIDAVTFLGFLDGINSSLEDEIDLNALTEDSPICLNINFEKLYYNMLAAKAPWLFNLDQWKDILDEKTRKQIKKDYNKTQIVVKGKKIGRNEPCPCGSGKKYKKCCGKDC; encoded by the coding sequence ATGACTTTGTTTGAACAATGGAATGAATTAGCTAATAAGGAAAGATCTAAGGATGAGTCTACGAAGTTTTGGCAAGATTACCTTATGCAAGAACAAACAATTTATGAGAGTATATTAGAAAATAAGGATAATAAAGTAGAAGGAACTCCTGCTCAATTAGCTGAAAAATATGATATAGATGCTGTTACTTTTCTAGGCTTTTTAGATGGAATTAATTCTAGCTTAGAAGATGAAATTGACTTAAATGCATTAACAGAAGATTCACCTATATGTCTTAACATTAATTTTGAAAAGCTTTATTATAACATGTTAGCTGCAAAAGCTCCTTGGCTTTTTAATTTAGATCAATGGAAAGATATTTTGGATGAAAAAACAAGAAAACAAATTAAAAAAGATTACAATAAGACTCAGATAGTTGTAAAAGGTAAAAAAATAGGACGTAACGAACCTTGTCCTTGTGGAAGTGGTAAGAAATATAAAAAATGCTGTGGTAAAGACTGCTAG
- a CDS encoding pyruvate carboxylase translates to MIKKFKRVLVANRGEIAIRVFRACSELGIRTVAIYSEEDKLSLFRTKADESYLIGRNKGPVDAYLNIDEILNLARKKGVDAIHPGYGFLSENPEFARKCKEAGIEFIGPTHDMMDKLGDKIKSKIVAKSVDVPTIPGVKKPIKSDEEAIEFAEYCGYPVILKAAAGGGGRGMRIVRDKKNLLSEFRSAKNEAKKAFGIDDIFIEKYIENPKHIEVQILGDKYGNIVHLYERDCSIQRRHQKLIEFTPAFSLTEEKRKKICEDAIKIAKSVDYLNAGTVEFLVDKHGNHYFIEMNPRIQVEHTITEMVTGIDILQSQILIAEGYSLDSSEIGIGSQEDVRPRGYSIQCRVTTEDPSNNFAPDTGKIDVYRTGGGFGIRLDGGNGFTGSIISPYYDSLLVKTTSLSRTFNDAARKAIRAIKEQKIRGIKTNADFLINVLNHEVFLEGKADTNFIQDNPELLDISPKADKELRVLKYIGEKVVNETRGIKKDYDVPIVPKVEYNSEIKGTKQILEEKGATGVVDFIKNQQKLLLTDTTMRDAHQSLMATRMRTKDMVKIAKATSVLAKDLFSVEMWGGATFDVAYRFLKESPWERLHQLRKKIPNVLFQMLLRGSNGVGYKNYPDNVIRRFIREASESGIDVFRIFDSLNWLKGMEVAIDEVQKTGKIAEACICYTGDILDVKRDKYTLKYYIKMAKEIEKMGVHILGIKDMSALLKPHAAFKLIKELKNEISIPIHLHTHDTSGNGVATVLMATEAGVDIVDTALNSMSGLTSQPALNSIVAALDNTERETGIKLDQVQKLSDYWSAVRPVYSEFESDLKSATAEIYKYELPGGQYSNLKPQVVSFGLGHKFNEVKETYKKVNDMLGDIIKVTPSSKVVGDLAIFMVQNELDENNICTKGKTMAFPDSVVDYFRGMIGQPLGGFPQDIQKVVLKGEKPITCRPGELLEDEDFEHISKYLEDKYGRKFGEQELLSYALYPKVFEDYLKYLDEFGDLSRMGSDVFFHGLYEGETCEVEIEEGKRLVIKILEIGKFDDEGNRRITFEVNGNRREIKIYDKAANKAKAEATFIQMADPDNDMEIGSSIPGTVVKILVEEGEEVEENQPLIVIEAMKMETNITSTAKGIVDSIIVKESQQVKSGELLIKLV, encoded by the coding sequence ATGATCAAAAAATTCAAAAGAGTTTTGGTTGCAAACAGGGGAGAAATAGCTATAAGAGTATTTAGAGCCTGCAGTGAATTAGGGATTAGAACTGTTGCGATATATTCTGAAGAAGATAAATTATCCTTATTTAGAACTAAAGCTGATGAGTCTTATTTAATTGGTAGAAATAAAGGACCAGTAGATGCATACTTAAATATTGATGAGATATTAAATCTAGCACGTAAAAAGGGTGTGGATGCAATACATCCAGGGTACGGATTTTTATCTGAAAATCCAGAATTTGCACGTAAATGTAAAGAAGCTGGGATAGAGTTTATAGGTCCAACACATGACATGATGGATAAGTTAGGTGACAAGATTAAATCTAAAATAGTAGCTAAAAGTGTAGATGTTCCAACTATACCAGGTGTAAAGAAGCCCATTAAATCTGATGAAGAAGCTATTGAATTTGCAGAGTATTGTGGATATCCAGTTATCTTGAAGGCAGCAGCTGGTGGCGGCGGCAGAGGCATGAGAATTGTTAGAGATAAGAAAAATCTATTAAGCGAATTTAGAAGTGCTAAAAATGAAGCAAAAAAAGCCTTTGGAATTGATGATATTTTTATAGAAAAATATATTGAGAACCCAAAACATATTGAGGTTCAGATACTTGGAGATAAATATGGTAATATTGTCCATTTATATGAGAGAGATTGTTCAATACAAAGAAGACATCAAAAACTTATTGAATTTACTCCTGCATTTTCTTTGACAGAGGAAAAAAGAAAAAAAATCTGTGAAGATGCAATAAAGATAGCAAAATCAGTTGATTATTTAAATGCTGGAACTGTTGAATTTTTAGTAGATAAACATGGAAATCATTATTTTATTGAAATGAATCCTCGAATACAGGTAGAACATACAATAACAGAGATGGTTACTGGAATAGATATATTACAAAGCCAGATTCTTATTGCTGAAGGATATTCTTTAGACTCTAGTGAAATTGGTATAGGTTCACAGGAAGATGTAAGACCAAGAGGATATTCTATTCAATGTAGAGTTACTACAGAAGATCCATCTAATAATTTTGCACCAGATACAGGTAAAATAGATGTATATAGAACAGGTGGAGGGTTTGGTATAAGATTAGATGGTGGAAATGGATTTACTGGTTCAATCATTAGTCCATACTATGATAGTCTTTTAGTTAAAACTACATCATTGTCTAGAACTTTTAACGATGCAGCAAGAAAAGCAATAAGAGCTATAAAAGAACAAAAAATAAGAGGAATAAAAACTAATGCTGACTTTCTTATAAATGTTCTAAATCATGAAGTGTTCTTAGAAGGAAAGGCAGATACTAATTTTATACAAGATAATCCAGAGTTACTAGATATATCACCAAAAGCAGATAAAGAACTCAGAGTATTGAAATATATAGGAGAAAAGGTTGTTAATGAGACTAGAGGGATTAAGAAAGATTATGATGTTCCAATAGTGCCAAAGGTTGAATACAATAGTGAAATAAAAGGAACTAAACAAATACTAGAAGAAAAAGGAGCTACAGGAGTAGTAGATTTTATTAAGAATCAACAAAAGCTTTTGCTTACTGATACTACTATGAGAGATGCGCACCAGTCTTTAATGGCTACTAGAATGAGAACTAAAGACATGGTTAAGATTGCTAAAGCGACATCAGTACTTGCTAAGGACTTGTTTTCTGTTGAAATGTGGGGTGGAGCTACCTTTGATGTTGCATATAGGTTTTTAAAAGAATCACCATGGGAAAGACTTCATCAATTGAGAAAAAAAATACCAAATGTATTATTTCAGATGCTTTTAAGAGGATCAAATGGTGTTGGATACAAAAACTATCCTGATAATGTTATTAGAAGATTTATTAGAGAAGCTAGCGAATCAGGCATAGATGTCTTTAGAATATTTGATTCATTAAATTGGCTAAAAGGCATGGAAGTTGCAATAGATGAAGTTCAAAAGACTGGTAAAATAGCAGAAGCATGTATTTGTTATACAGGTGATATACTAGATGTTAAAAGAGATAAGTATACACTAAAATATTATATAAAAATGGCTAAAGAAATAGAAAAAATGGGTGTTCATATATTAGGTATAAAAGATATGTCAGCATTATTAAAGCCTCATGCTGCATTTAAACTAATTAAAGAATTAAAAAATGAGATTTCAATACCTATACATCTTCATACACACGATACTAGTGGAAATGGAGTAGCAACGGTATTAATGGCTACAGAAGCTGGTGTTGATATAGTTGATACAGCACTTAATTCTATGTCAGGTTTGACTAGCCAGCCTGCACTTAATTCGATCGTTGCTGCATTAGATAATACTGAGAGGGAAACAGGTATCAAGCTAGACCAAGTACAGAAACTATCAGATTATTGGAGTGCAGTAAGACCTGTTTATAGTGAGTTTGAATCAGATTTAAAATCTGCAACAGCAGAAATATACAAATATGAATTGCCTGGAGGTCAGTATTCAAATCTAAAACCTCAAGTAGTCAGCTTTGGATTAGGTCATAAATTCAATGAAGTAAAAGAGACTTACAAAAAGGTTAATGATATGTTAGGAGATATAATCAAAGTAACTCCATCATCAAAGGTAGTAGGAGATTTAGCTATATTTATGGTTCAAAATGAACTTGATGAAAATAATATATGCACAAAAGGAAAAACAATGGCATTTCCTGATTCAGTAGTTGATTATTTCAGAGGTATGATAGGTCAACCATTAGGAGGATTTCCACAAGATATTCAAAAGGTAGTTCTAAAAGGAGAAAAACCTATCACATGTAGACCGGGAGAACTTTTAGAAGATGAAGATTTTGAGCATATTAGCAAATATTTAGAAGATAAATATGGAAGAAAATTTGGTGAACAGGAGTTATTAAGCTATGCCTTATATCCAAAGGTATTTGAGGATTATCTTAAATATTTAGATGAGTTTGGTGATTTAAGCAGAATGGGAAGTGACGTATTCTTCCATGGATTATATGAAGGTGAAACTTGTGAAGTAGAGATTGAAGAAGGTAAAAGACTTGTTATAAAAATACTTGAGATAGGCAAGTTTGATGATGAAGGAAATAGAAGGATAACTTTTGAAGTCAATGGTAATAGAAGAGAAATAAAAATATATGATAAAGCAGCTAATAAAGCTAAAGCAGAAGCTACTTTTATCCAAATGGCTGACCCTGATAATGATATGGAAATAGGTTCTAGTATTCCTGGGACAGTAGTAAAAATATTGGTTGAAGAAGGAGAAGAAGTAGAGGAAAATCAACCACTAATAGTAATAGAAGCTATGAAGATGGAGACAAATATCACATCAACAGCAAAAGGAATAGTAGATTCTATTATTGTTAAAGAAAGTCAACAAGTTAAGTCAGGTGAATTATTGATTAAATTGGTATAG
- a CDS encoding HD domain-containing protein: protein MKEYKHIKDIVTKELSCSAHNMDHVMRVFNLCKLIADSEANVDRDVLFISALLHDIARVKESKDNTGNVDHAVLGSEMAEEILKALNYDDKMIEKVKHCIVSHRFRSGHIPKTIEAKILFDADKLDAIGAIGIARCFMLAGQFKQKINIQEPIEEYIENNVVENGRLKDVSKHSPIIEYEMKFKKIPSRMFTNKGREIAVKRLSYMEGFFNKLKNESNGLE from the coding sequence GTGAAAGAATATAAACACATTAAAGATATCGTAACCAAAGAATTGTCATGTTCTGCACATAATATGGATCATGTAATGAGAGTTTTTAACTTGTGTAAACTAATAGCTGATAGTGAAGCAAATGTTGATAGAGATGTTTTGTTTATATCTGCATTATTACATGATATTGCTAGAGTAAAAGAAAGTAAAGACAATACAGGAAATGTAGACCATGCTGTACTAGGCAGCGAAATGGCTGAAGAAATTTTAAAAGCTTTGAATTATGATGATAAAATGATAGAAAAAGTAAAACATTGTATAGTATCTCATAGATTTAGAAGTGGACATATTCCAAAAACAATAGAAGCAAAGATATTATTTGATGCTGACAAACTGGATGCAATAGGAGCTATTGGTATCGCTAGATGCTTTATGTTAGCTGGACAATTTAAGCAAAAGATAAATATTCAAGAACCAATAGAAGAATATATAGAGAATAATGTTGTAGAGAATGGAAGACTAAAAGATGTAAGTAAGCATTCTCCAATAATAGAATATGAAATGAAGTTCAAAAAAATTCCTTCAAGAATGTTTACGAATAAAGGAAGAGAAATAGCTGTAAAAAGACTGAGTTATATGGAAGGTTTTTTTAATAAGTTAAAAAACGAAAGTAACGGACTAGAATAA
- a CDS encoding zinc-ribbon domain-containing protein, translating into MYSDKKIICKDCGNEFIFTAGEQEFYAEKGFDNEPVRCKDCRAKRKANRNNRSQRNNYSNRR; encoded by the coding sequence ATGTATAGTGATAAGAAAATAATCTGTAAAGATTGTGGTAATGAATTTATTTTTACTGCAGGAGAGCAAGAGTTTTATGCTGAAAAAGGTTTTGATAATGAGCCAGTAAGATGTAAAGATTGTAGAGCTAAAAGAAAAGCTAATAGAAATAATAGAAGCCAAAGAAATAATTATTCTAATAGAAGATAA
- a CDS encoding RIO1 family regulatory kinase/ATPase, translating to MRNLVNKNTIKGIDFPIKIISEFKSKKNTVYKGSLKKNNTEKECVIKLYEAKDNNKNNEMFWLDTLYNNGVKVPKLYYKGENSLILEYISGYLLIEEIEKYETEQNFNYYVLCSKIINWFDKFYKTTYSIKGSRYILYDINLRNFIVAGDELYGIDFEDCKEGNYEQDLGRLCAFILTYEPKFTPWKINFAKDIYTLFVDKLKLDVELSKQYLSEELDNIQKRRKICILDRKKDIIMNQW from the coding sequence GTGAGAAATTTGGTAAATAAAAATACTATAAAAGGTATAGATTTTCCTATTAAGATAATAAGTGAATTTAAGAGTAAAAAAAATACGGTATATAAAGGGAGCTTAAAAAAAAATAATACAGAAAAAGAATGTGTTATAAAGCTTTATGAAGCTAAAGATAACAATAAAAACAATGAAATGTTTTGGCTAGATACTTTATATAATAATGGAGTTAAGGTTCCTAAATTATATTATAAAGGAGAAAATAGTTTAATATTAGAATATATATCAGGTTATTTGCTTATTGAAGAAATAGAAAAATATGAGACAGAGCAAAATTTTAACTATTATGTGCTATGTTCAAAAATAATAAATTGGTTTGATAAATTCTACAAAACAACATATAGTATTAAAGGAAGCAGATACATATTATATGACATAAATCTTCGCAACTTTATAGTAGCAGGAGATGAGTTATATGGAATAGATTTTGAAGATTGCAAAGAGGGTAATTACGAGCAGGATTTAGGGCGATTATGTGCATTTATATTGACTTATGAACCAAAGTTTACACCTTGGAAGATAAATTTTGCTAAAGATATTTATACCTTATTTGTAGATAAGCTTAAATTAGATGTAGAATTATCAAAACAATACTTATCGGAGGAACTCGATAATATTCAGAAAAGAAGAAAAATATGTATTTTAGATAGAAAAAAAGATATAATTATGAATCAATGGTAA
- a CDS encoding molybdopterin-guanine dinucleotide biosynthesis protein MobB — MKVFSVIGISKSGKTTTIENIIKGLRNRRYSVGSVKEIHYEKFAIDTEGTNTDRHKKAGSQLVTARGFYETDILYSGKLHIDEILKAYNQDFVVLEGVKDINAPKIITAHNLQDIDKLLDDTVFAISGRISNEIDNYKGIPVINSLEKVDELVDLIEDKVFERLPDFTKKCCGECGYSCRELCAKIINGEASRNDCVLSHNNISLCVDGQEITMVPFVQNILKNAVIGVVKELEGYKKGADIQIKIGEKFGK, encoded by the coding sequence ATGAAGGTTTTTTCCGTTATCGGGATTTCAAAATCAGGAAAGACAACTACTATTGAAAATATTATTAAAGGTTTGAGAAATAGAAGATATTCTGTTGGTTCTGTTAAAGAAATTCATTATGAAAAGTTTGCTATAGATACAGAAGGGACTAACACAGATAGACATAAAAAAGCGGGGTCACAGCTTGTTACTGCAAGAGGTTTTTATGAAACTGATATTTTATATAGTGGAAAATTGCATATTGATGAAATACTTAAAGCATATAATCAGGATTTTGTAGTATTAGAAGGAGTTAAAGATATTAACGCTCCCAAAATAATTACAGCACATAATTTACAAGATATAGACAAGCTGCTTGATGATACAGTATTTGCAATATCAGGTAGAATATCAAATGAAATAGATAATTATAAAGGAATTCCTGTAATAAATTCATTAGAAAAAGTAGATGAGTTAGTAGATTTGATTGAAGACAAAGTTTTTGAGAGACTTCCTGATTTTACGAAAAAATGTTGTGGTGAATGTGGATACAGCTGTAGAGAGTTATGTGCGAAGATAATAAATGGAGAAGCGAGTAGAAATGATTGTGTACTCAGTCATAATAATATAAGCTTGTGTGTTGATGGACAAGAAATAACTATGGTACCATTTGTACAAAATATATTAAAGAATGCTGTGATAGGAGTAGTAAAAGAGCTTGAAGGTTACAAAAAAGGAGCAGATATTCAAATAAAAATAGGTGAGAAATTTGGTAAATAA
- a CDS encoding energy-coupling factor transporter transmembrane component T family protein, translating into MPDRKFDPRTKLFIVLCLSSMGVIIKNIYMLFVILLISIVVSKLFACDFFSYYKKIKNLIKIIILIAVVQSIFSGSGSVLISIRGLRILTTGGILKAAEFILRMSVVIISASIITTSNYREIVQGLVQMKIPYEIAFMVSVGIRFLPLMVEEFKDAMTAIQLRGIELDKIPIKSKLKIYSYIFTPVIAGSIIKAKRLSITMETRAFRAYPNRVSYMILNMRFADYIVMIITFIITALIVGIYVCYMA; encoded by the coding sequence ATGCCAGACAGAAAATTTGATCCCAGAACAAAATTATTTATAGTATTATGCTTGTCTTCTATGGGTGTTATAATAAAAAATATTTATATGCTGTTTGTAATTTTGTTAATATCTATAGTAGTATCAAAGCTATTTGCATGTGATTTTTTTTCATATTATAAAAAAATAAAAAATTTAATCAAAATAATAATTTTAATTGCGGTTGTGCAAAGTATTTTTTCGGGGTCAGGAAGTGTATTGATATCAATTAGAGGCTTGCGAATCCTTACCACAGGAGGTATTTTAAAGGCTGCTGAGTTTATACTTAGGATGTCTGTTGTTATAATATCAGCTTCAATAATAACAACATCTAACTATAGGGAAATTGTACAAGGGTTAGTGCAAATGAAAATACCTTATGAAATAGCATTTATGGTATCTGTAGGCATAAGGTTTTTGCCATTAATGGTTGAAGAATTCAAAGATGCTATGACAGCAATACAGCTTAGAGGAATAGAACTTGATAAAATACCTATAAAAAGTAAATTGAAAATTTATTCATATATTTTCACACCTGTAATTGCGGGAAGTATAATTAAGGCAAAAAGATTATCAATAACAATGGAAACAAGAGCTTTTAGAGCATATCCCAATAGAGTAAGTTATATGATTTTAAATATGAGATTTGCAGATTATATTGTTATGATAATTACTTTTATAATTACAGCTTTAATTGTAGGAATTTATGTTTGCTATATGGCATGA
- a CDS encoding energy-coupling factor ABC transporter ATP-binding protein, with product MSYIDVCDVSYAYKHKQNILENVNLSLENGKFTAIVGANGSGKTTLGKLISGIIKPNLGEIFIDGVSTKKSSLGEIGGKIGYLFQNPEKQIFAHTVYEELAFSMKFKGIDDKTINEKVTLKLNEFGLMHLKDSFPFNLSQGEKQRLAIAAILINDVKYIVMDEPTTGLDIRRKEILSGIMENLKKKGIGFAVISHDDNFIKEHSDKTYVVKNRKVVEYARQKI from the coding sequence GTGAGTTATATAGATGTTTGTGATGTAAGTTATGCATATAAGCATAAACAAAACATATTAGAAAATGTAAATCTATCTTTGGAAAATGGTAAATTCACTGCTATTGTTGGTGCAAATGGAAGTGGTAAAACTACATTAGGTAAGCTTATATCTGGCATAATTAAACCTAACTTAGGAGAAATATTTATTGATGGGGTTAGCACTAAAAAATCGAGTTTAGGTGAGATTGGAGGTAAAATAGGTTACCTTTTTCAAAATCCAGAAAAACAAATATTTGCTCATACAGTTTATGAAGAGCTGGCATTTTCTATGAAGTTTAAAGGTATAGATGATAAAACTATAAATGAAAAAGTTACTTTAAAGCTTAATGAATTTGGCTTGATGCATTTAAAAGATTCATTTCCATTTAATCTAAGTCAAGGAGAAAAACAGAGATTAGCAATAGCTGCTATCTTGATAAATGATGTAAAGTATATAGTTATGGATGAACCTACTACAGGATTAGATATTAGGAGAAAAGAAATATTATCAGGTATAATGGAAAACTTAAAGAAAAAAGGTATTGGTTTTGCTGTTATAAGTCATGATGATAATTTTATAAAAGAACATTCAGATAAAACATATGTTGTTAAAAATAGGAAGGTAGTAGAATATGCCAGACAGAAAATTTGA
- a CDS encoding energy-coupling factor ABC transporter ATP-binding protein — protein MQVFDRDRDTVEYVLEINNLSYKYSGQDRTIFDNVNLKVERGQTVGIIGLSGDGKSTLCYTMTGIIPHVYGGDIKGSIKIYGKRTDELRVSEIAQKVGIVFQDPDSQLFSPTVEDELAFGPENLCINREEIGDRIKMALEFVGMSDYRYHNPNNLSGGQKQLIAIASVLSMKPEIFIFDEIFSQIDKEGKKKLKDVIYGLKKENKTIIMVEHDFRNLDVCDKIVLLKDKQLHECCDKEYVSLVKLLNP, from the coding sequence ATGCAAGTATTTGACAGAGATAGAGATACAGTAGAATATGTGTTAGAAATCAATAATTTGTCATATAAATATTCAGGTCAAGATAGAACAATATTTGATAATGTAAATTTGAAGGTCGAAAGAGGGCAGACTGTAGGTATAATTGGCTTAAGCGGTGATGGTAAAAGCACATTATGTTATACAATGACCGGGATAATCCCACATGTTTATGGTGGTGATATCAAAGGAAGTATAAAGATATATGGAAAGCGTACAGATGAGTTGAGAGTTTCGGAAATAGCACAAAAAGTTGGAATTGTGTTTCAAGATCCAGATTCTCAACTTTTTTCACCTACTGTTGAAGATGAGCTAGCTTTTGGACCTGAAAATTTATGTATTAATAGAGAAGAAATCGGAGATAGAATAAAAATGGCTTTAGAGTTTGTTGGAATGAGTGATTATAGGTATCATAATCCAAATAATCTTTCTGGTGGGCAAAAACAACTTATTGCTATAGCTTCAGTATTGAGCATGAAACCTGAAATATTTATATTTGATGAAATTTTTTCACAAATTGATAAAGAAGGAAAAAAGAAACTTAAAGATGTCATATATGGGTTAAAGAAAGAAAATAAAACTATAATTATGGTAGAACATGATTTTAGGAACTTAGATGTGTGTGATAAGATTGTATTACTAAAAGATAAACAGCTACATGAATGTTGTGATAAAGAATATGTCAGCTTAGTAAAATTACTTAATCCCTGA
- a CDS encoding molybdopterin-dependent oxidoreductase, whose translation MKKGLVIVICLLVVIIGVTAYLSSGNVEEKKQLQKDAQLIIKAGEEELKLSMDDIMAAGEEEFKAMLKTNGKEPIEYTYTGVMLYKILEKSGVNFEGKDTVITRSVDGYTIALSLEEVKEPSNVYVVYKKEGEGLGTKEDGGKGPYMTIIRKDKFSQRRCKYLTEIEIQ comes from the coding sequence ATGAAAAAAGGGTTAGTTATAGTAATATGTCTACTTGTTGTAATTATCGGTGTGACAGCATACTTGAGCTCTGGTAATGTAGAAGAAAAGAAACAGCTTCAAAAAGATGCACAGTTGATTATTAAAGCTGGCGAGGAAGAATTAAAGCTAAGTATGGATGATATAATGGCTGCTGGAGAAGAAGAATTTAAGGCTATGCTAAAAACCAATGGAAAAGAACCTATAGAGTATACTTATACTGGAGTAATGCTATATAAGATATTAGAAAAATCAGGAGTTAATTTTGAAGGAAAAGATACTGTTATAACAAGATCGGTTGACGGGTATACAATAGCTTTGAGTTTAGAAGAAGTTAAGGAACCTTCTAATGTATATGTTGTTTATAAAAAAGAAGGTGAAGGCTTAGGTACTAAAGAAGATGGTGGAAAAGGTCCATATATGACAATTATACGAAAGGATAAATTTAGCCAAAGAAGATGCAAGTATTTGACAGAGATAGAGATACAGTAG